The following is a genomic window from Solidesulfovibrio fructosivorans JJ].
AAACCCGGAGAAAGGAGTTTGTCATGAGTGAGATGATCGCCATCAGCAGCGAAGGCCCGAACATGGACGACGCCGTGGATTCGCGCTTCGGCCGGGCGGCCGGCTTCGTGCTGGTCGGACCGGACGACCAGGCAACCTGGCTCGATAATGGCGCGTCCCAGGCCATGGCCCACGGCGCGGGCATCGAAACGGCGCGGCGCATCGCCGAAGCCGGAGCCAAGGTGCTTTTGACCGGCGTTGTCGGCCCCAAGGCGGCCAGCACGCTCAAAACCGTGGGCGTGCGCGTGGTCGAAGGCATGGAAGGCCTGACCGTGCGCCAGGCCGTGGACAAATACCGCGCCGGAGCGGGGGCCTAGCTCCATGCGCGTGAGCATCGCCAGCGGCAAGGGCGGCACCGGCAAGACCACCGTGTCCGCCGCCCTGGCCTCGGTCTGGACCGAGGCGGTGGGAACGCCGGTCGTTGCCGTGGACTGCGACGTGGAGGAACCGAACCTCCATTTGTTCCTGCGCCCGCTCATCACCGACACCCATATCGCCAACATCGAAATTCCGGTCATCGACGTGGAATTGTGCACGCGCTGCGGGGCGTGCCGGGAAATCTGCCAGTTCGCGGCCATCACCATCCTCGGTGACACGCCCGTGGTCTTCGACGAGATGTGCCACGGCTGCGGCGCCTGCGCGGCGGTGTGCCCCTTCGGGGCCATCGGCGCCGGCGCCCGCGAGCTCGGGCGTATCGAGGAAGGCGCGGCGGGAGCCATCACCTTCCTGAACGGCCGGCTGCGGGTGGGCGAGGCCATGAGCCCGGCGCTCATCCGGGCCGTCCTGGCCCGGCTGGAGGAAGTTCTCGCCGCGCGGGAAACCGGACCCGCGCCGGATGTGATCTGCGACGCCCCGCCCGGGGTGAGCTGTCCGGCCGGGGCCGCCGTGTCCCGCTCCGACGCCATCGTGCTGGTCACCGAGCCCACGCCGTTCGGCATCCACGACTTCCGGCTCGCGGTGGA
Proteins encoded in this region:
- a CDS encoding NifB/NifX family molybdenum-iron cluster-binding protein; translated protein: MSEMIAISSEGPNMDDAVDSRFGRAAGFVLVGPDDQATWLDNGASQAMAHGAGIETARRIAEAGAKVLLTGVVGPKAASTLKTVGVRVVEGMEGLTVRQAVDKYRAGAGA
- a CDS encoding nucleotide-binding protein; translation: MRVSIASGKGGTGKTTVSAALASVWTEAVGTPVVAVDCDVEEPNLHLFLRPLITDTHIANIEIPVIDVELCTRCGACREICQFAAITILGDTPVVFDEMCHGCGACAAVCPFGAIGAGARELGRIEEGAAGAITFLNGRLRVGEAMSPALIRAVLARLEEVLAARETGPAPDVICDAPPGVSCPAGAAVSRSDAIVLVTEPTPFGIHDFRLAVEAFSPFGGPMAVVINRAGPPEDEIEDICREAKLPILARIPDDRTVAEAYARGKLLPEVSPDYRELTLKLAKDVARLAPEARHA